The Streptomyces laurentii genome contains a region encoding:
- a CDS encoding hypothetical protein (identified by MetaGeneAnnotator; putative;~sequence version:1): MTSPLDPSEILTAVRAGDTGRLPVLLAPLDRAQRRELLAGLKELRAELRASRWDRWRERTLVSPALLVAGAACQTGAAAAASWIGGRDMRRSRRTPGRELVEVLADRDPQWLGDLAHRLAARPSTAEEDYPLIAELVRRAGCPMPTSDGCVEGWATAVWSEKGTLTDALRRDPHLAAFAPRLFETPEPVTSLTRYNDPAAHHHWPGALARLAAEGRLDRDVLLDACVARLLRGGTLLQLKPYRSVLEALHPTAEEEQKRTADWIALTADAPSPVAGHAQEVLARLAAAGQVAPARLAEMSAAVFFRPEKKLVRAQLVLLRKVLAREPAAASALLPVLGEAFGHPDTDVQERALKLAAAHLGEDEAARAGLADRAHLLSPVHRAEAVALFGADAAPEEDTCPYQEILPPPSLPTPLAPSPESIDETVELVVAVVKSPAESVEAFERAFDGLVRRAHRDRAALAAALRPALADRYWLDPVHRRYYTSELPGLEHVAAAVLDARPSGPEPEALAGWRSDCHHSDASEARHARLAEAAQRITTGPLPFLLATPTRSNGALDPHVLVARLAEYARLGAAPGPVDFAQALLRVRRDASAAPDATALGTPEGLRLAAWLDGAGRPATVTRDSSLAGRHVLETGERPVVVTEFPAAFRALGQARKTADRCWDGGDPETLIALLPEDRDTLAAWSLPAVTSCAADDERGGTGILPGLAAAGPAGTAGPALHLAVATGLGARHAGDRLRAVDALLTLAGRGELDPVRLGADLTELLDLDTLKPSRLADALRTAAATGAYATTWAVLAGVLPTLLAGSADPRGAGELLETAAECAEQSRAVAEPPAGLDATAARPGRSRLVAQAARLRDALHRNREAPAMAAG; the protein is encoded by the coding sequence ATGACCAGCCCGCTCGACCCTTCCGAGATCCTCACCGCCGTGCGCGCCGGAGACACCGGCCGGCTGCCCGTGCTGCTGGCGCCGCTGGACCGCGCGCAGCGCCGTGAGCTGCTGGCCGGGCTGAAGGAACTGCGTGCCGAACTACGGGCCTCCCGCTGGGACCGCTGGCGGGAACGCACGCTGGTGAGCCCCGCCCTGCTCGTCGCCGGCGCCGCCTGCCAGACCGGTGCCGCCGCCGCGGCCTCCTGGATAGGCGGCCGCGACATGCGCCGCTCGCGGCGCACCCCCGGCCGTGAGCTCGTCGAGGTGCTCGCGGACCGCGACCCCCAGTGGCTCGGCGACCTCGCCCACCGGCTCGCGGCCCGCCCCTCCACCGCCGAGGAGGACTACCCGCTCATCGCCGAGCTCGTCCGGCGGGCCGGCTGCCCCATGCCCACCAGCGACGGCTGCGTCGAAGGCTGGGCGACGGCCGTGTGGTCCGAAAAGGGCACGCTCACCGACGCGTTGCGCCGCGATCCGCACCTCGCCGCGTTCGCGCCCCGTCTGTTCGAGACGCCGGAACCGGTCACCTCCCTCACCCGGTACAACGATCCGGCCGCGCACCACCACTGGCCCGGCGCGCTGGCCCGCCTCGCCGCCGAGGGCCGGCTCGACCGCGACGTACTCCTCGACGCCTGCGTCGCCCGCCTGCTGCGCGGCGGCACACTGCTCCAGCTGAAGCCGTACCGGTCCGTCCTGGAAGCCCTGCACCCGACCGCGGAGGAGGAACAGAAGCGGACCGCCGACTGGATCGCGCTCACCGCCGACGCGCCGTCCCCCGTCGCCGGACACGCGCAGGAGGTACTGGCCCGCCTCGCCGCGGCCGGGCAGGTCGCTCCCGCACGGCTGGCGGAGATGTCCGCCGCGGTGTTCTTCCGCCCGGAGAAGAAGCTCGTACGGGCCCAGTTGGTGCTGCTCCGCAAGGTACTCGCCCGCGAACCGGCCGCCGCGTCCGCACTGCTCCCGGTGCTCGGTGAAGCCTTCGGCCACCCGGACACGGACGTCCAGGAGCGGGCCCTGAAACTGGCCGCCGCGCACCTCGGCGAGGACGAGGCCGCGCGCGCCGGACTCGCCGACCGCGCCCATCTGCTCAGCCCCGTCCACCGTGCGGAGGCCGTGGCTCTGTTCGGCGCGGACGCCGCCCCCGAGGAGGACACCTGCCCGTACCAGGAGATCCTTCCGCCGCCCTCGCTGCCCACGCCGCTCGCCCCGTCCCCCGAGTCCATCGACGAGACCGTGGAGCTCGTCGTGGCCGTCGTCAAGTCTCCTGCCGAGTCCGTCGAGGCGTTCGAGCGGGCCTTCGACGGACTCGTCCGCCGCGCCCACCGGGACCGCGCCGCCCTGGCCGCGGCCTTGCGGCCGGCCCTGGCCGACCGTTACTGGCTCGACCCGGTACACCGTCGCTACTACACGAGCGAACTGCCCGGCCTGGAGCACGTCGCCGCCGCCGTCCTGGACGCCCGGCCTTCCGGGCCGGAGCCGGAGGCACTGGCCGGCTGGCGCAGCGACTGTCACCACAGCGACGCCTCCGAGGCCCGCCACGCCCGCCTGGCCGAGGCCGCCCAGCGCATCACGACCGGCCCGCTGCCCTTTCTGCTCGCCACTCCCACACGGAGCAACGGCGCCCTGGACCCGCACGTCCTGGTCGCCCGGCTCGCCGAGTACGCCCGGCTGGGTGCCGCGCCCGGCCCGGTGGACTTCGCGCAGGCCCTGCTCCGGGTACGCCGCGACGCGTCCGCCGCGCCGGACGCGACCGCCCTGGGCACGCCCGAGGGTCTGCGGCTGGCGGCCTGGCTCGACGGGGCCGGCCGGCCCGCGACCGTCACCCGCGATTCCTCCCTCGCCGGTCGCCACGTTCTGGAGACCGGCGAGCGGCCCGTGGTCGTGACGGAGTTCCCCGCCGCGTTCCGCGCGCTCGGGCAGGCGCGGAAGACGGCCGACCGCTGCTGGGACGGAGGGGACCCCGAGACGCTGATCGCACTGCTGCCCGAGGACCGGGACACCCTGGCCGCCTGGTCCCTGCCGGCCGTCACCTCCTGCGCCGCCGACGACGAGCGCGGCGGCACCGGCATCCTGCCCGGACTCGCCGCCGCGGGCCCCGCCGGAACCGCCGGACCCGCCCTCCACCTCGCGGTCGCCACCGGCCTCGGGGCCCGGCACGCCGGGGACCGGCTCCGGGCGGTCGACGCGCTGCTCACCCTCGCGGGCCGCGGCGAGCTGGACCCCGTACGCCTGGGAGCCGACCTCACCGAACTGCTCGATCTGGACACGCTCAAGCCCAGCCGGCTCGCCGACGCGCTGCGCACCGCGGCCGCGACGGGTGCCTACGCCACCACCTGGGCCGTCCTCGCAGGCGTCCTGCCCACCCTGCTCGCCGGCTCGGCGGATCCGCGCGGCGCGGGGGAGTTGCTGGAGACCGCCGCCGAGTGCGCCGAGCAGTCCAGGGCCGTGGCGGAGCCGCCCGCCGGACTCGACGCCACCGCGGCCCGTCCCGGCCGCTCCCGCCTGGTCGCCCAGGCGGCCCGCCTGCGCGACGCCCTGCACCGCAACCGGGAGGCGCCGGCCATGGCCGCGGGGTGA
- a CDS encoding UDP-glucose 4-epimerase (NAD(P) binding site [chemical binding];~Rossmann-fold NAD(P)(+)-binding proteins; cl09931;~TIGRFAM: UDP-glucose 4-epimerase; PFAM: NAD-dependent epimerase/dehydratase; Male sterility domain; 3-beta hydroxysteroid dehydrogenase/isomerase; InterPro IPR013120:IPR002225:IPR001509:IPR005886; KEGG: tgr:Tgr7_2340 UDP-glucose 4-epimerase; COGs: COG1087 UDP-glucose 4-epimerase; SPTR: Q59083 UDP-glucose 4-epimerase; PFAM: NAD dependent epimerase/dehydratase family; TIGRFAM: UDP-glucose-4-epimerase;~UDP-glucose 4-epimerase [Cell envelope biogenesis, outer membrane]; COG1087;~UDP-glucose 4-epimerase [Meiothermus ruber DSM1279];~identified by MetaGeneAnnotator; putative), which yields MKVLIAGGAGYIGSTVASACLDEGIAPVLLDSLVRGRREYTEGRIELR from the coding sequence GTGAAGGTTCTGATCGCCGGAGGGGCCGGCTACATCGGCAGCACCGTGGCCTCGGCCTGTCTGGACGAGGGCATCGCTCCCGTCCTTCTCGACAGTCTCGTTCGTGGCCGGCGGGAGTACACCGAGGGGCGGATCGAGCTGCGGTAG
- a CDS encoding esterase (Trypsin-like serine protease; Many of these are synthesized as inactive precursor zymogens that are cleaved during limited proteolysis to generate their active forms. Alignment contains also inactive enzymes that have substitutions of the catalytic triad...; cl00149;~esterase [Streptomyces sp. Mg1];~identified by MetaGeneAnnotator; putative), which translates to MSVPRPRVARIPGLLAAIAAISAGLAVPATPAAAVTGPEATAGQLPAVVKLRLGDEADARACTGTLVDPVWVLTAASCFAATPGTPVPAGKPALKATAVLRDGTTVDIAEIAPRDDRDAALVRLTTPSPPSRPRPRPPVCRPRARS; encoded by the coding sequence ATGTCCGTTCCCCGTCCGCGCGTCGCGCGGATCCCCGGCCTGCTGGCCGCCATCGCCGCGATATCGGCGGGGCTCGCCGTTCCGGCGACTCCCGCCGCGGCCGTGACCGGCCCCGAGGCCACCGCCGGACAGCTCCCGGCCGTCGTGAAGCTCCGGCTCGGCGACGAGGCCGACGCGCGCGCCTGCACCGGCACCCTCGTCGACCCCGTCTGGGTCCTCACCGCCGCGAGCTGTTTCGCGGCCACTCCCGGTACACCGGTTCCGGCGGGCAAACCGGCGTTGAAGGCCACGGCGGTACTCCGCGACGGCACCACGGTCGACATCGCCGAGATCGCCCCGCGCGACGACCGCGACGCGGCCCTGGTCCGGCTCACCACCCCGTCACCACCCTCACGCCCGCGTCCCCGGCCACCGGTCTGCCGGCCCCGGGCACGGAGCTGA
- a CDS encoding hypothetical protein (identified by MetaGeneAnnotator; putative;~sequence version:1): MDSSTSTSLALTGKGTDALCKGDTGGPLLNADGRIVGVNSRSWQGGCLGTPTTETRTGAVSARTDDLASWIQQTVTADWQVPLVNANSGKCLEIDSSLLTNGTRAQQWTCYEMPTMRWNLRWAGNGWVVRNANSGKCLEIDNSLLTDGAGAQQWTCYDIPTQRWDLVKAGWGYWLKNRNSGKCLEIDNSLLTNGARAQQWTCHDMPTQEWTFSY, from the coding sequence GTGGACTCGAGCACGTCCACCAGCCTCGCCCTCACGGGCAAGGGCACGGACGCGCTCTGCAAGGGCGACACCGGGGGTCCGCTGCTGAACGCCGACGGCCGGATCGTCGGCGTCAACTCCCGCTCCTGGCAGGGCGGCTGCCTCGGCACACCCACGACCGAGACCCGTACGGGCGCCGTCTCCGCCCGTACCGACGACCTCGCCTCCTGGATCCAGCAGACCGTGACCGCCGACTGGCAGGTGCCCCTGGTCAACGCCAACAGCGGCAAGTGCCTGGAGATCGACAGCTCCCTGCTGACCAACGGCACCCGGGCCCAGCAGTGGACCTGCTACGAGATGCCCACCATGCGGTGGAACCTGCGCTGGGCCGGAAACGGCTGGGTGGTTCGCAACGCCAACAGCGGCAAGTGCCTGGAGATCGACAACTCGTTGCTGACCGACGGCGCCGGCGCGCAGCAGTGGACCTGCTACGACATCCCCACCCAGCGCTGGGACCTCGTCAAGGCCGGCTGGGGCTACTGGCTCAAGAACCGCAACAGCGGCAAGTGCCTGGAGATCGACAACTCGTTGCTGACCAACGGTGCCCGCGCCCAGCAGTGGACCTGCCACGACATGCCCACCCAGGAGTGGACCTTCTCGTACTGA
- a CDS encoding hypothetical protein (identified by MetaGeneAnnotator; putative;~sequence version:1), with product MVAAQGGAAAGRPGGDGGLSGAAACPGLTGYTCATLNVPLDHSGGVPGRLGLKVAMADNVRAPKGVLLFLTGGPGQPGVPFVERLSKKLEPVLKDYRLVMIDQRGTGAGALQCPQLQEEMGSSDLTPPTARAVTDCAAAIGPERRHYSTNDTVADLESLRQALGVRKMTLDGVSYGTYTAERYALAYPRHVARLVLDSVVPQTGYDPMDRAALRAAPRVLTTACRATGCATDPAADLAEVVRRYGNGVDVIDALTTWEFVDPDYTAMIDALHQAANGDPAMLQGLIAGVREGGAASAEELSQGLHASTLCLDGRYPWGRSDTPVAGRQEALEKAGARLTPADYGPFDAATATGLGSMLSCLHWPRTPVPPLPSRERVLPDVPVLLLGGDRDLSTPLEWLYDQKKLTPRARVVVVPGAAHSVQSRAASDAGRQAVWDFLLDRR from the coding sequence ATGGTCGCGGCACAGGGCGGGGCGGCCGCGGGTCGGCCCGGAGGGGACGGGGGTCTCTCCGGCGCCGCGGCCTGCCCCGGCTTGACGGGCTATACCTGCGCCACGCTGAACGTCCCGCTCGACCACAGCGGCGGCGTGCCGGGCCGGCTCGGCCTGAAGGTCGCCATGGCGGACAACGTGCGGGCCCCGAAGGGCGTACTCCTCTTCCTCACCGGCGGTCCGGGCCAGCCGGGCGTGCCGTTCGTCGAGCGGCTGAGCAAGAAGCTGGAGCCCGTACTGAAGGACTACCGCCTGGTCATGATCGACCAGCGCGGCACCGGCGCCGGTGCGCTCCAATGTCCGCAATTGCAGGAGGAGATGGGGTCGTCCGATCTCACGCCGCCGACGGCCCGGGCGGTGACGGACTGCGCCGCGGCCATCGGTCCCGAGCGCCGCCACTACAGCACCAACGACACGGTCGCCGACCTGGAGTCGCTGCGCCAGGCGCTGGGTGTGCGGAAGATGACCCTCGACGGCGTGTCGTACGGGACGTACACCGCCGAGCGGTACGCCCTCGCGTACCCGCGGCACGTGGCGCGACTCGTCCTCGACTCGGTCGTGCCGCAGACGGGCTACGACCCGATGGACCGCGCCGCCCTGCGCGCGGCGCCACGCGTGCTGACGACGGCCTGCCGGGCGACCGGCTGCGCCACGGACCCGGCGGCCGATCTGGCCGAGGTGGTCCGCCGGTACGGCAACGGGGTCGACGTGATCGACGCCCTGACCACCTGGGAGTTCGTGGACCCCGACTACACGGCGATGATCGACGCCCTCCACCAGGCGGCGAACGGCGACCCCGCGATGCTGCAAGGCCTGATCGCCGGGGTGCGCGAGGGCGGCGCGGCGAGCGCGGAGGAACTCAGCCAGGGACTGCACGCCTCCACGCTGTGTCTGGACGGGCGCTATCCGTGGGGCAGGTCGGACACCCCGGTGGCCGGCCGCCAGGAGGCGCTGGAGAAGGCGGGCGCGCGACTGACACCCGCCGACTACGGCCCCTTCGACGCCGCCACGGCGACGGGCCTCGGTTCGATGCTCAGCTGCCTGCACTGGCCGCGCACCCCGGTGCCGCCGCTGCCTTCGCGGGAGCGCGTCCTTCCGGACGTACCGGTCCTGCTGCTCGGTGGCGACCGCGACCTGTCGACTCCCCTGGAATGGCTGTACGACCAGAAGAAGCTGACCCCGCGGGCCCGGGTCGTCGTGGTGCCGGGCGCGGCCCACTCGGTCCAGAGCCGGGCGGCCAGCGACGCCGGGCGTCAGGCGGTGTGGGACTTCCTGCTCGACCGGCGCTGA
- a CDS encoding hypothetical protein (identified by MetaGeneAnnotator; putative;~sequence version:1), producing MIELVVDAEGLARSRFAVSPLQEVTSTLLPWGACPAQDVDPWIARARRVLRRARLPLLSELALDGGGYVPDFLSPLPDGPSASVEEELELVRDTPPGRVLDELEALRTGRPASGLAGAHLPPEVRRAMARGGAHVARQIAEELRRYWDLAFAPYWETARATLEAEIDRCAGVLARRGAAELFNSLHPGIVWSGGALRVDSRFAVRQTVRLVIVVPSLVAAWPAVAVDPVCGALRPPMMVYPVRDRAGAEVPPSAELARLLGPTRAGLLSALVRPASTTQLAARHFLSPATVSYHLGVLHEAGLVSRARSGRAVLYRRTPAGSRLATARQRPRHEPKGDPVAGSPFG from the coding sequence GTGATCGAACTGGTCGTGGACGCCGAGGGGTTGGCCCGGTCCCGGTTCGCGGTCTCGCCCTTGCAGGAGGTCACGTCGACGCTGCTGCCCTGGGGTGCGTGCCCGGCCCAGGACGTCGACCCGTGGATCGCGCGCGCCCGCCGCGTCCTGCGCCGGGCACGGTTGCCGCTGCTGTCGGAACTGGCCCTGGACGGCGGGGGTTACGTGCCCGACTTCCTCAGCCCGCTGCCGGACGGCCCCTCGGCCTCGGTCGAGGAAGAACTGGAGCTGGTACGCGACACGCCTCCCGGCCGCGTCCTCGACGAGCTGGAGGCGCTGCGTACCGGCCGCCCGGCCAGCGGCCTGGCCGGGGCCCATCTGCCCCCTGAGGTGCGGCGGGCCATGGCACGCGGCGGGGCGCACGTGGCCCGGCAGATCGCGGAGGAGCTGCGGCGCTACTGGGACCTGGCCTTCGCCCCGTACTGGGAGACCGCCCGGGCGACCCTCGAAGCGGAGATCGACCGGTGCGCCGGGGTACTGGCCCGGCGGGGCGCGGCCGAACTCTTCAACTCGCTGCATCCCGGCATCGTGTGGTCCGGCGGCGCGCTGCGCGTCGACAGCCGGTTCGCCGTGCGGCAGACCGTACGGCTGGTGATCGTGGTGCCCTCGCTGGTGGCGGCCTGGCCGGCGGTGGCGGTGGACCCGGTGTGCGGCGCGCTCAGGCCGCCGATGATGGTCTATCCCGTACGCGACCGGGCCGGCGCCGAGGTGCCGCCCTCCGCCGAACTCGCCAGGCTGCTCGGCCCGACCCGGGCCGGACTGCTCTCCGCGCTGGTCCGCCCGGCCTCCACCACCCAGCTCGCCGCGCGCCACTTCCTCAGCCCGGCCACCGTCTCGTACCACCTGGGTGTCCTGCACGAGGCGGGCCTCGTCAGCCGTGCCCGCTCCGGGCGCGCGGTGCTCTACCGCCGTACCCCGGCGGGATCGCGGCTGGCGACTGCCCGTCAGCGGCCCCGCCACGAGCCGAAGGGGGACCCGGTGGCCGGGTCCCCCTTCGGCTGA
- a CDS encoding hypothetical protein (identified by MetaGeneAnnotator; putative;~sequence version:1): MTAHHAMPRTAGTAPRAGAPARLAVDGAPGGSARVDASARTAAAEKVPGYAIEDCGHPKTEEIPAKRDITLKRCDGRIPTADRAGTPDLREIRSRTPDGESADPRSHDVTLMEIRPGT; this comes from the coding sequence ATGACGGCACACCACGCAATGCCGCGGACCGCCGGCACCGCACCGCGCGCAGGTGCCCCGGCCCGGCTCGCTGTCGACGGAGCCCCCGGCGGGTCCGCCCGGGTGGACGCCTCCGCGAGGACGGCGGCCGCCGAGAAGGTGCCGGGATATGCGATCGAGGACTGCGGCCACCCGAAGACCGAAGAGATCCCCGCAAAGCGGGACATCACCCTGAAGCGGTGCGACGGCCGCATTCCGACGGCGGACCGTGCCGGCACCCCGGACCTGAGGGAGATCCGGTCCCGTACGCCGGACGGCGAAAGCGCCGACCCCCGGAGTCATGACGTCACGCTCATGGAGATCCGACCCGGCACATAG